The following proteins come from a genomic window of Salvia hispanica cultivar TCC Black 2014 chromosome 4, UniMelb_Shisp_WGS_1.0, whole genome shotgun sequence:
- the LOC125185350 gene encoding vacuolar iron transporter homolog 4-like → MSNKNIEIELGQNEEALVEAEDYSKREKWLRAAVLGANDGLLSTASLMMEIGAVRRDAKTMLLTGAASLVAGACSMAMGEFVSVYSQLDIEVAQMEREKRGREERSLPSPVQAAAFTVGVGVPLLAAAFARDYRVRLGAVVAAVSVALLGFGWASATLGRAPLVRAALRVLFGGWVAMGITFGLTKLIGYSSKFTLLMTRTYDLLVFFLS, encoded by the coding sequence atgtccAACAAAAACATCGAAATCGAATTAGGGCAAAATGAAGAAGCCCTAGTTGAGGCCGAAGACTActcaaagagagaaaaatggctCCGCGCGGCCGTCTTGGGCGCCAACGACGGCCTCCTCTCCACCGCCTCGCTGATGATGGAGATCGGAGCAGTCCGTCGCGACGCCAAGACGATGCTCCTCACCGGCGCCGCTAGCTTGGTGGCCGGAGCCTGCAGCATGGCCATGGGAGAGTTCGTCTCCGTCTACTCTCAGCTCGACATCGAGGTGGCTCAGATGGAGAGGGAGAAAAGGGGCCGCGAGGAGAGGAGCCTTCCGAGCCCGGTGCAGGCGGCGGCCTTCACGGTGGGGGTGGGGGTTCCTCTGCTCGCGGCCGCGTTCGCCCGGGACTACCGTGTGAGGCTCGGGGCGGTGGTGGCGGCCGTGAGCGTGGCGCTTTTAGGGTTTGGGTGGGCTAGTGCGACCCTCGGGAGGGCGCCGCTGGTGAGGGCAGCGCTGAGGGTGCTGTTTGGGGGGTGGGTGGCGATGGGGATCACTTTTGGTCTTACCAAGTTGATTGGTTACAGTAGTAAGTTTACGTTATTGATGACTCGAACTTATGACCTACTGGTGTTTTTTTTGAGttaa
- the LOC125222731 gene encoding tubby-like F-box protein 8 yields MSFRSIARDIRDSFGSLSRRHFDVRLSGHHRGKSHGSLHDLSDQPIVIQNSRWANLPPELLYDVIRRLEESESTWPARKHVVACAAVCRSWRSMCQEIVKIPELSGKLTFPVSLKQPGSRDGTIQCFIKRDKSNLTYHLFLCLSPALLVENGKFLLSAKRTRRTTCTEYIISMDADNISRSSSTYIGKLRSNFLGTKFIIFDTQPPHNCSHIAPPGRTSRRFYSKKVSPKVPTGSYSISQISYELNVLGTRGPRRMNCTMHSIPASSMEPGGVVPGQPELLSRPLEDSFRSISFSKALDVSTEFSSSRFSDIAGISNSDDDSKPRPLVLKNKSPRWHEQLQCWCLNFRGRVTVASVKNFQLIAATQAPPPPPPSAPPAGSQPAQSDHDKVILQFGKVGKDIFTMDYRYPLSAFQAFAICLSSFDTKLACE; encoded by the exons ATGTCATTCCGAAGTATAGCACGCGATATAAGAGACAGTTTTGGGAGTTTATCACGTAGGCATTTTGATGTGAGGCTTTCCGGTCATCATAGAGGTAAATCACATGGTTCGTTGCATGACTTGAGTGACCAGCCTATAGTGATTCAGAATAGCCGCTGGGCTAATCTTCCACCCGAGCTACTTTACGATGTGATTAGAAGGTTGGAGGAGAGTGAGAGTACTTGGCCGGCCCGAAAACATGTGGTTGCATGCGCCGCTGTTTGCCGATCATGGAGGAGCATGTGCCAGGAAATTGTTAAAATTCCCGAGTTGTCCGGGAAGCTCACTTTTCCAGTTTCACTAAAGCAG CCGGGGTCTCGAGATGGAACCATCCAATGCTTTATCAAGAGGGACAAATCTAACTTAACTTACCATCTGTTTTTGTGTCTTAGCCCTG CTTTACTAGTTGAGAATGGGAAGTTCCTTCTCTCTGCAAAACGAACTCGTAGGACTACTTGCACCGAGTATATTATCTCAATGGATGCAGACAACATTTCGAGATCAAGTAGCACATACATTGGAAAACTCAG ATCAAATTTCCTTGGCACCAAGTTCATAATATTCGACACGCAGCCTCCACATAATTGTTCGCACATCGCACCTCCGGGGAGAACCAGCCGCAGGTTCTACTCCAAGAAAGTTTCCCCGAAAGTGCCAACTGGCAGCTACAGCATATCCCAAATTTCATACGAACTAAACGTGCTCGGCACGCGGGGCCCACGGAGGATGAACTGCACTATGCACTCAATCCCCGCCTCGTCCATGGAACCCGGTGGGGTGGTGCCTGGGCAGCCCGAGCTTCTCTCTCGGCCCCTCGAGGACTCGTTCCGCAGCATCTCTTTCTCCAAGGCCCTCGACGTCTCTACAGAATTCAGCAGCTCGAGATTTTCTGACATCGCCGGTATATCAAATTCGGACGACGACAGCAAGCCGAGGCCCTTGGTTCTCAAGAACAAGTCTCCGAGATGGCACGAGCAGCTGCAGTGCTGGTGCCTCAACTTCCGAGGGCGGGTGACCGTCGCCTCTGTGAAGAACTTTCAGTTGATTGCGGCCACACAGGCGCCGCCGCCTCCACCACCTAGCGCTCCTCCGGCTGGGTCTCAGCCGGCGCAGTCGGACCACGATAAGGTCATTCTACAGTTTGGTAAGGTTGGGAAGGACATATTCACCATGGACTATAGGTATCCTCTTTCTGCCTTCCAAGCATTTGCTATTTGCTTGAGCAGCTTTGATACCAAATTGGCTTGTGAATAG
- the LOC125185154 gene encoding vacuolar iron transporter homolog 4-like produces MEKPQMDNNNKKTMSNKNIEIELGQNEEALVEAEDYSKRAQWLRAAVLGANDGLLSTASLMMGIGAVRRDAKIMLLTGAAGLVAGACSMAIGEFVSVYSQLDIEVAQMKREKRGREERNLPSPVQAAGASAAAFTVGAGVPLLAAAFARDYRVRLGAVVAAVSVALIGFGWAAAALGRAPPVRAAMRVLVGGWVAMGITFGLTKLIGYTSGI; encoded by the coding sequence ATGGAGAAGCCACaaatggacaacaacaacaaaaaaaccaTGTCCAACAAAAACATCGAAATCGAATTAGGGCAAAATGAAGAAGCCCTAGTCGAGGCCGAAGACTACTCAAAGAGAGCACAATGGCTCCGCGCGGCCGTCTTGGGAGCCAACGACGGCCTCCTCTCCACCGCGTCGCTCATGATGGGCATCGGAGCAGTCCGGCGCGACGCCAAGATAATGCTCCTCACCGGCGCCGCCGGCTTGGTGGCCGGCGCCTGCAGCATGGCCATCGGAGAGTTCGTCTCCGTCTACTCTCAGCTCGACATCGAGGTGGCtcagatgaagagagagaaaaggggcCGCGAGGAGAGGAACCTGCCGAGCCCGGTGCAGGCGGCGGGGGCGTCGGCGGCGGCGTTCACGGTGGGGGCGGGAGTGCCGCTGCTCGCGGCCGCGTTTGCGCGGGACTACCGTGTGAGGCTCGGGGCGGTGGTGGCGGCCGTGAGCGTGGCGCTAATAGGGTTTGGgtgggcggcggcggcgctcGGGAGGGCGCCGCCGGTGAGGGCGGCGATGAGGGTGCTGGTTGGGGGGTGGGTGGCAATGGGGATCACGTTTGGTCTTACCAAGTTGATTGGTTACACTAGTGGCATTTGA
- the LOC125219597 gene encoding cytochrome b-c1 complex subunit 6-like, with product MEWPSGSIQRADEEPMDPKRELEDRCKAPCTRPLKEYQACSKRIQGDESGHKHCTGQYFDYWRCVDNCVATKLFTHLK from the exons ATGGAGTGGCCGAGTGGGTCTATCCAAAG GGCCGACGAGGAGCCTATGGATCCCAAGAGGGAACTTGAAGATCGTTGCAAGGCACCATGCACAAGGCCACTTAAAGAATATCAG GCTTGTTCTAAGAGAATTCAAGGTGATGAATCCGGACACAAACACTGTACGGGACAGTACTTTGATTACTGGCGCTGCGTTGACAATTGC GTTGCTACCAAGTTATTTACGCATCTCAAATAA
- the LOC125185224 gene encoding WAT1-related protein At1g68170-like: MGKWSELKPALVMVLVETVYSVVNICYKLAANDGMNLSVLVGYRFLFGAAVILPIAFFAERKKRPKLTKKIAIYGFLCGLFGGALGQNLYLKGLVLTSATFASAMTNLVPAITFVVAISLRLEKLAWKTAAGKAKVLGTIIGIGGAMILTFYKGLVLQPWDTGINLLETTVSHHGGGSGLPHSEHGGHKYVIGAALSLSSCLCYSLWLIIQAKAVEDYPCPYSITAMMAVAASVQGVAFALLVERDWSQWNLGLNVRLFTVAFSGMMGTALMYSMVAWCVEKRGPLFVSIFQPLMLVIVALGGSLFLEEKLHLGMVIGAVFIVAGLYIVLWGKGEETKTVGLTENTENEARIDIPPQVEQSDATNRAEAEAGAEAEERTESVLPQNNNIDNRSCIEEIDVESQNKSSSSSSSRDEETRLEMELLMPSEEQSECIHSGGNNETVVVEEMQKHLHMQKDSKRSSSSNSNSRNERAMEEQMKEVLKEMEARMAGKLEARLVADKAKMPPPPPPPPPPS, translated from the exons ATGGGGAAATGGAGTGAGTTGAAGCCAGCTTTGGTAATGGTGTTGGTGGAGACAGTGTATAGCGTTGTGAATATTTGCTACAAATTGGCTGCAAATGATGGCATGAATCTCTCGGTTTTGGTTGGCTATAGATTTCTCTTTGGTGCTGCTGTTATCCTCCCTATTGCATTTTTTGCCGAAAG gaAAAAAAGGCCAAAATTAACCAAGAAGATAGCCATATACGGATTTCTTTGTGGTTTGTTCGg GGGAGCTTTGGGGCAAAACCTCTACCTAAAGGGCCTAGTTCTCACTTCGGCTACATTCGCGTCTGCAATGACCAATCTTGTTCCTGCTATTACGTTCGTCGTCGCCATCAGTCTCAG ATTAGAAAAACTTGCATGGAAGACTGCAGCTGGCAAAGCCAAGGTTTTGGGAACCATTATTGGAATAGGTGGAGCAATGATCCTAACATTCTACAAAGGGCTTGTGCTTCAACCATGGGACACTGGTATAAACCTTCTCGAAACAACGGTATCTCATCATGGTGGTGGCTCTGGCTTGCCTCATAGTGAACACGGCGGCCATAAATATGTTATTGGTGCCGCTCTTTCGCTCTCTAGTTGCCTCTGTTATTCGCTATGGCTCATTATTCag GCTAAGGCAGTTGAAGACTATCCTTGCCCTTACTCCATCACCGCGATGATGGCTGTGGCGGCCTCTGTTCAAGGTGTGGCGTTCGCACTGTTAGTGGAGAGGGACTGGAGCCAGTGGAATTTGGGATTGAATGTCAGGCTCTTCACAGTAGCCTTCTCT GGAATGATGGGTACGGCCTTGATGTATTCGATGGTGGCATGGTGCGTGGAGAAAAGAGGGCCGTTGTTCGTGTCGATATTTCAACCTTTGATGCTTGTGATAGTAGCTTTGGGGGGATCTTTGTTCTTGGAGGAGAAACTGCATCTTGGAAT GGTGATTGGAGCCGTTTTTATCGTGGCGGGACTGTACATTGTGTTGTGGGGAAAAGGCGAGGAAACGAAAACGGTGGGGTTGACGGAAAATACTGAGAATGAAGCGCGGATAGACATTCCGCCGCAGGTAGAGCAGAGTGACGCCACTAATAGGGCAGAGGCAGAGGCAGGGGCGGAGGCAGAGGAGCGAACAGAGTCCGTGTTGCCCCAAAACAACAACATCGATAATAGAAGTTGCattgaagaaattgatgtAGAGTCGcaaaataaaagtagtagtagtagtagtagtagggATGAGGAGACGCGGCTGGAAATGGAGTTGTTGATGCCATCGGAAGAGCAAAGCGAGTGTATACATAGTGGCGGAAACAATGAAacggtggtggtggaggaaaTGCAGAAGCATTTGCATATGCAAAAGGATAGCAAGaggagtagtagtagtaatagtaatagtagaAATGAGAGAGCGATGGAGGAGCAAATGAAGGAAGTGTTGAAAGAGATGGAGGCGCGGATGGCCGGAAAGTTGGAGGCCCGACTAGTGGCAGATAAGGCTAAGatgccaccgccaccgcctccaccgccgccgccgtcttGA